Genomic window (Jeotgalibaca ciconiae):
GGCGAGTCCTCCTCCGCCACCAATGTTTTAACTTGTTCTTACAAAGGTTAGTCGCAACACGAATCAGCCAAGCCTTCTCGTGTTCACCGCTCTCAAATTTGGGACCCTTTTTGATGAGCTGGATGAAAGTATCCTGGACCACATCTTCCGTATCTGTCGCATTCTTCATGTAAGCAAAGCATACCCGGTAAATCATGAATTTGTGTTGTTCATAAATTTCTGTTACTTCTTTGTTCGTACGCAACAAAGGTTTTTCCATGATTTGCCCTCCCTTCACTAGTAATACAATCGAGACCGCCAAAGTGTCGGATTTATTTAAAAAATGGTGATTAAAATTCTTCGGTTCCTATTCCATCTTCAATCCGGTAAACCCAGTCATAATAGGATAACATTTTTTCAGCGTGTGTTACCATGCCGGCAGTCTTGTTGCGGACTTTCACTTCTTTTGCAACCACGGAAACGACTTCGAGTGCACGCTTAAAAGTTAAAAGCGATTATAAGAGAGAGATACTTGAGAAAGGTATTTTTGATAGCTCTATAATCGCAATAGATCTCCCTCACTTAACACTCCGTGTAACGTTCTCTACTTCTGTGTTATCTTTAGGCGCTTCTATTACGGGATGTTACAATGAGAAAAAGGACGAAAATACAATGGAGGCGTTAGCGATGCATATTGTTTTAGTTCATTCAAAATACGAAAATGTAGAGGAAGCGAGGACAACAGTGGATCCCATGGGGGCGAACCGCATGGCCACTACGGTGAAAGCAGTCAAAGACGCTTTGGAAGTAAGTGGGCATGAGGTAATTCCCGTTGAGGCAGATTACCAACTGTTAAGCAAAATAAAAAAGATGAAGACTCCTGACTTAATCTTCAACTTAAGCACTGGCATTTCCGATAAACGATCCCAGGCCAATGTAGTTGGAATGCTGGAGATGCTCCACATCCCAGTGTTAGGCTCTAGACTTACCACCCATGTGCTAGGCCTCCACAAAGAAATTACCAAGTCCCTCCTGTATGCCTATAACGTCCGGACCGCCCGCTACCAATTGGTTGAAGATGAGAATGCACCCATTCGCAAAGATTTTATTTATCCCGTCATAGTGAAACCGGAGCATGAAGGTTCCGGCATCGGCATCACCGCCTCTTCCAAGGTCGATACTCCCGAGAAGTTACGAAAAATCATCATGGAGAAAATAGCGCTCCACAAACAGGAGTTACTGATTGAAGAATATTTGCCCGGCCGGGAATTTACAGTCGGCGTGATGGGAAACGCTCACTTGGAAATTCTACCAATTAAAGAAACCGTTTTTCTTGATGAAGATCTGAAAATGTTGACCTATGATCTGAAGATGGAGAATGATGTCATGAACAAAATTCCGGCTGATATTCCTGAAAAATTGGAGGACGAAATCAAATCGATGGTCGAGAAAACCTATCGGATTCTTCGGTGCCAGGATTTTGCCCGTATCGATATTCGGTTAGATGCAGAAGGAAAGCCGACTGTTATGGAATTAAATACCTACCCGGGCTTGGTTCCTGATTTTTCCTTTTTCCCTATGCTGGCAGAGGCCGCTGGCTATAGCTATGCGGAACTCATCAATCGCTTGGTGGAAATTGCCCTGGAACCGGTTGTAATTCAATAAAAGGCTCATTCGGCGATGCAGGTCAAGTGAGTATTCTTGTAAAGTGGAGGATATTAGAGCTGTTCTGAAGGGATAGTTGCAGTGGGACCACTTAGCAACAAATAAGATAATAAAAGCCCAATTTCTCATCGTTAAAATTGAGAAATTGGACTTTTTCTATTTAAATTTTTCAATAAATACATTTACTCCCTGATCGGTTGATACTCCGCATCCAGACCTCTTTGAACACCTGGCCGTTCTGCAATACGTTTTGACCATTCCATAAGGTGAGCATATTCTTCTACATTTAAAAACTCATACGATCCTTCATACAGTTTCCCTAAAGCTAAGCGGCCGTACCAAGACCAGATGGCAATATCAGCGATCGTATAAGTATCCCCTGCGATATAAGGACGCTTCGCCAAAGTTTGGTCGAGTAAATCTAACTGACGTTTGGTTTCCATCGAAAAGCGGTCAATTGGATATTTCATCTTCTCTGGAGCATAGGCGAAAAAGTGTCCAAATCCACCGCCAATATAAGGGCCTGCTCCGATTTGCCAGAATAACCAATTTAGGGTTTCCGTCCGTCCATGAATGTCTGAGGGAATCAGTTGGTTAAATTTCTCGGCCAAATAAAGAAGAATCGAACCTGATTCAAAAATTTCCACACGAGGACTTTGACTTTGGTCAACAAGGGCTGGAATTTTCGAGTTCGGATTAATCTCGACGAAACCCGAGCCAAACTGGTCGCCTTCCCCAATATCAATCTTGTACAAGTCATAGTCTGCATCCACGATCCCAAGTTCTTTCAGCTCTTCAAACATAATCGTAACTTTAATGCCATTCGGTGTTCCTAATGAATAAAGTTGAAACGGAGCTTCTCCGACTGGTAATGTTTGTTCGAAACGACTCCCCGCTGTTGGACGATTGCCACCTTTTTTTGAGTTCTCTTCTTCCCACTTCCATACTTTTGGTACTTCATATGCCGACATCCTACCACTCCTTGTCCTATTTATTTGTACCTTCATCATACTACTTATGAGGCAAAGTGGCTAAGTTTTAACTTGTTTATGATATAGTTTTTTATATTGATCTATTAGAAAACACTATAAAAGGTAACTTTAGATGCCTATATAAGCTATTCATGATAAAATAAAAACAAGAAACTATTGGAGGATGATTAAATGAATCAAGTATTAGTTGAAATTTGTTTGCGTGTCAGAGATATTGAGGC
Coding sequences:
- a CDS encoding RNA polymerase sigma factor; this encodes MEKPLLRTNKEVTEIYEQHKFMIYRVCFAYMKNATDTEDVVQDTFIQLIKKGPKFESGEHEKAWLIRVATNLCKNKLKHWWRRRTRLEQENTIIGSTNIEIDETLQVIMNLPDAYKVVTYLYYYEGYNSVEISKLLEKPPSTIRNHLHEARSILREKLGGDFK
- the yghU gene encoding glutathione-dependent disulfide-bond oxidoreductase, whose product is MSAYEVPKVWKWEEENSKKGGNRPTAGSRFEQTLPVGEAPFQLYSLGTPNGIKVTIMFEELKELGIVDADYDLYKIDIGEGDQFGSGFVEINPNSKIPALVDQSQSPRVEIFESGSILLYLAEKFNQLIPSDIHGRTETLNWLFWQIGAGPYIGGGFGHFFAYAPEKMKYPIDRFSMETKRQLDLLDQTLAKRPYIAGDTYTIADIAIWSWYGRLALGKLYEGSYEFLNVEEYAHLMEWSKRIAERPGVQRGLDAEYQPIRE
- a CDS encoding D-alanine--D-alanine ligase family protein; amino-acid sequence: MHIVLVHSKYENVEEARTTVDPMGANRMATTVKAVKDALEVSGHEVIPVEADYQLLSKIKKMKTPDLIFNLSTGISDKRSQANVVGMLEMLHIPVLGSRLTTHVLGLHKEITKSLLYAYNVRTARYQLVEDENAPIRKDFIYPVIVKPEHEGSGIGITASSKVDTPEKLRKIIMEKIALHKQELLIEEYLPGREFTVGVMGNAHLEILPIKETVFLDEDLKMLTYDLKMENDVMNKIPADIPEKLEDEIKSMVEKTYRILRCQDFARIDIRLDAEGKPTVMELNTYPGLVPDFSFFPMLAEAAGYSYAELINRLVEIALEPVVIQ